The DNA window TGACACAGCACCTGCTGGTTCAACAAATCGGCGTAATGCAGGGTGGGACAACACCAAGGAGCCAAGAGGGGAGTCGATCCGTCCTGAGCGGGCAGAGACGTGTCTTCTGTCTCGGTCGCTGATGCATCGTCTTCCCCTGCAATGTCCTCGCTGCCGTGCGTGATGTGCTTTGCTTTCGCCTGCATCAAACGGAACTGGGGATCGGGAAGGGTCTGTTTCAGCTGAAGGTTGAGCACCCGTCTGGATGGGCTTGCGATCAAGGCTTGAGCAAGTTCGGATGCCGAGGTGGTGCCCTCCTCATCCAGGGAGAGGGGTAGCTCTAAGGCAATGGCTGCTTTGGCAACATCATTCAGAGCTCCACTTTCGGGCTCGTTGGCTTGAAGCACCAAAGCGGGAAGATTGAAATCCTGGCAATGCTGAGTCCAGGTTGCATGCGCTGCTCGCAGGAAAACCGCCAAGAGTGAGAAGGGATCCTCTTCCCTTAGGGGCTCCATCCACTGACGATTGCCCCCATCAGGTTCGCTGGCTCGGAGGTCTCCCAGAGAGTCCAAATCGGGTGTTGGGAGATCCAATTCGATCTGACCCTGCTTCAACTCGGCGGCGTGAAGAGCTTTGGCACAAAAAATCAGGGTCTCGAGTTGTCCGATCTGATCTTTGATGGATTTGAGGGCTGCTGGAATGGCACGAGATCGGGGTTTTCGCCCCGCCAAAGCTGTCAAAGCCCCAGATGTCACCTCAGCGACAGGGCGAATCTGCGTTAAACAAAACTCCCAATCGCGTGCCTCACCTTCAGAGTCGAAATCAACGCGAAGACTCACCGCGGCTTGGGACTCACCAACGTTGAAGGCTGCCGCTTTGGCCAGGTTGGGACTCAGCAGCGGGATCCACTTATTGCCGAGACAAAGAGCTTCGCTTTGTTCGCACAGCCATTGATCAAGGCTGTTTCCGGGGTTAACGCGTTCAGCCACTGCAGGAGCATGAATCCATAGCTGGGTCCCACCTTCATGGGGGCTGACATGGACTGCAGGTAGGTGGGGAGCACCATCCATCACCCAGTTGTTCAGGAGCAAACAGGGCTGATCGGTGAGGTCCTTGCGACGTTTATCTGCTGGTGCCTTAATCGTGGTTCTGGGCGCACTTGCCCTGGTATGCAGATGGGCCTTGGTGAGTAAGAGATCGCGATCAGCATCCACTCCGCCGTTGAGTGGCAACGATCGGGCCACATGACCGCGCGCTGGGTGTTGAGCGATCGGATAGCGATCGAGCTGCACTTCAACCACCGATGTGGCTGGTCCCTCAAGGCGATAGTTGCTATCGCCTTCGGGTAATTCGATTGAGGCGAGCACTCGATCATCGAGCGGGACGGCGAGCAGGCGCTCATCCTGTTGTTCCACCTGGGCCAGAAGGCTCGTCGTGGCTCTCTGCAAAATGCATTGCACCCCTCCTTCTGGAGATCGGCGTCGGCCTGCATCACGGATGATGCGCACCAACACACGGTCGCCATTCCAAGCGTGATTCAGCTGATGGTCACGGATGTAAATGTCTTCACCGCCGTCATCACGAATGGCAAAACAGAACCCTTTGCTGCTGCAGCGCAAACGGGCTTCGATTAACCCGATTTCATCGCCTCTGGAGACGGAACTCTCCTCTTCAAGGCTCAGCACTCCAAGCCGATCAAGGCCCTTAAGCGCAATGCTGAGTGAGTGTTTGTCGGCTCGATTCGTTAATCGGAGAATTTTCTCGAGCTTGCTGACCTCAAGGGAACCGTCGTGGGGGACCTGGTCGAGAAGGTCGGCGACCGTGAATTTCATCGGAGCGTGAAAGAAACCGGCCTTCAGGACCGGGAGTTGAATCAAAACCGTTGCACTCGAAGAGTTGGTAATGCAACGGCTGAATGACCAACCGACTCTAATCGCCCGACTTGCGCAATCCCCTTCTTATTCCTCCGTCTGGGTGGATCCCAGCCCGGCTTGGAGCATGGGCAGGAGCAAGCGGCCTCCGATCACCAGGAATCCTGTGGAGGCCACCAGTTGCAGCCACTCGGCGGGAATCACAGCCGACAAGGACCCTCCAGCAACAGCACCAATCAAGCTGGCGAGCACTAAAGCGCTGGACGATCCCAGAAACACCGCCAACGGTCGATCGGATGTGCCGCTGATGGCCACTGTTGCCAGTTGGGTTTTGTCACCGAGCTCTGCCAGAAACACGGTCACAAAAGTGGAAATGAGGAGGGCGAAGTCCATAACAATTTCAGAGTGATTGGGTCTCTATCAATGACTTCAAGGCCTGACTTCCCAGCCACAAGCCCAGTCCCACCATCAACAAACCTGCCATTTGTTCCAGGCGTTCTGGGGGAAGGATGGTGGAGAGCCAACGTCCCACCAAGACCCCCACCAGGCTTGAACAGATCAAGGCCAGCGCGGCCCCGATAAACACCAACCATGGCTCGCCGGATTGGGCTGACAGAAGAAGGGTTGCCAATTGGGTTTTGTCACCCAATTCAGCGAGGAAGACGGTGGTAAAGGTGCTCAGCAGAACGGCATTAAAACCAAGCTTGCTGTCGCTACCTGCTTCAGTCATCGGAATCCTGACGTGAGCGAATCAACCGCTCGAACTTACGCAGTTCCAGGCTTCTTCCGCCATGAACCGATCGAATTTGCTGTCGACAGCAATCAATGGCAAAGCCATTGACCTCCTCCGCTGGTACCGCAAATAAATCGGCTAAGCCGCTCACCCGGCAAAAGTCGGGTCGGTCCTCATAAATCCTGCAGCGCCGGCCTCCCTGGTCGAAATGCTTGCACCATCCGTCTTCTCCCACCATCTCCAAATAAATCGTTTGCTGGTCGTCCGATAACGCTTCAAGAGCTTCCGGTCGTTCGGCCGGCGCAAGCCTGCAACATGCTCCGCATTGACTCAGGCATGACCAGTGAAGAGAAGGGCGGCTCATGGCTCAATTCAAAGGCTGCTGTGACAAGGCATCACATTGATACCTCTCGATCAGGGCAATGCGGAGGAAAGCCCCGTACCCTTTTTGAGGCATCATGCTGATCAACTGCTTTCCTTCCATGGGATTTGATATCCACCTGATTGCAAATTTTGGGGCCCTTGCTCTCATCACGCTTGCTGGCCCAGCAGTGATCTTCATTCTCTTCTACAGGCGCGGAGCTCTCTGAAGCTTGGCGAGTGCGTGATACACCGGTGTTCGGGAGACCAGCCGGCCGGTGTAAGCGGCGATGACAGCCGTGAGACAAGCTCCTGCAAATAATTGTTGATCGCCCACCAGTCGCCAGGAAAAAATCAGGGAGACCAGTGGCAATTGGGTGGCTCCAGCGAGTCCGGCTGCTAACCCAAGGCCAACGCCAACTTGGGTGCTGAATCCGATCACAGCACAGACCGTGTAGCCGAGAACGGCACCAAACGTCAGGGATGGATCGATCAATCCGCCTGGGACTCCAGGTGCGAGGGCCAGCATCGGTCCGATCACTCTGACCACCGTGATCCAAACGCTCATCAGACCCGAGCGGACATCACTGTGCTCGGAGCCAAGTTCGGGCATTCCTTGACTGAGCAGTTGCCTCACGAGTGCCTCACCATCCGCCGTGCTCGTTCCCCAGCTCAACAGGGCAAGCAAACTGAGCGCCCCGCCAAGGCAGAGACCGGTGCGCAGGGGTCGCTGCCGGACCATGGGAGCCAAACGCGCTGTGGTCCAAACCAGACCACGGTTGAAGAATCCACCCACAAGACCAGCGGAGATCCCGATGGGAATGGCCAGCAACAACTGCTCTGTTTCTGGCGCGAACACATTGATCAGACCCAATCCAAAGATCGGCTCTCCCCCAAGGTTTGAAAACCCAGCAGCAGCGACGCACACCAGCAAAGCTGGCCAAATCGTGACGATGGAATATTCAGCGGTGAGCTCTTCAAGCATGAACACAACGCCAAGCAGAGGCGTGTTGAAACCACCGGCTAGGCCCGCACCTCCACCAATGGCAACCATCTGCCGTTCGGTGAGAGCTGGCAACCAATTGGGCCAGCGTTTCTGAGTGGCGCGTGCCACGGCAGAGCCAAATTGCACCACCGGCCCTTCCCGGCCCAGAGGAAACATGGCTGCTGTGGCCACTGACCAAAGGATTCCTCTGTGCAGTGTGCTGCCTGCTTCCATCGCGGCTGGCATCAACGAAGGATCCTCCAGAGCGTTCATCGTTGAAGGAATGCCCGATCCAGCGCCTCCCCGCCACGGTCCCCGTTGAAGAATCAACAGGATTGGCATCACCACTAACGGGGCAAGGGCAATCAGGAGACCAATCGAGCTCCAGCCGGTTTGGCCGGTTGTTGGCAGGAAATGGAAGAGCCACTCCTGAATTCGATCAACGAGATTCAAGGGGAGGCAAGCCAGGCCGATTAAGACACCAACAACGAGCAAGCCAATGAAATGGCGCCCAAGTCGACGGATCTCGTTGAAGACCGCTGCTGTGCCACTGAAACGTGAGCTGGTGGTTTTGCGTTCAGAGGTCATGGAAGAAGGCCAAGGCCGATGCAAGCGTCTCGGATGAGGTCAGCAACGTAAGGGTGTCCTGCTCTGCTGTCTTCAGTTTCAAATACACCGTTGCGGTTGATTAGCCCAGACAGTCGCTCTCCAGAAGGGTTCTCAATCTCTACGGTTGCGTCGTCGGGGCTCGTGCAGCGATAAACCCCCAGGCCGCGGTGGAGATCCAAGCAGGCGTGATGTTCTCGTAGAGCCTGGATTTCGAGTTGCAGTTTTGCTTCTCCTTGCCAACGGTTGAGGCTGATCCGATAGGCAACATCCACGATCGCTGGCAGGGGTTGGGTTTGCTGCCAGCGCCAAGCGATGGCTTCCCTTTCACAATCTCCCTGCCCCAGGGTGAGTTTCAGGTGTCCGCCGCGCAGCAACCGTTGGGAGATCACCTTGCAGCCTCTCGACCAAAACAATGGCGCTGGATGGCCGATTCCAAAGGGTTCAAGAGAAAGCAACGCCGACCACAGGTCGTGATTGATCGCTGAGAGCGAGAGGAGGGCTTCTGGTGCCACAAGAATTCCCTCCCCACGCGTTTGGATCCAGGACTGAGCCAAGCCATTGAGCTCCTCATGGAGGCGATGCACGTGCTCGGCTTTCACCGTGAATCCACCTGCGGCGGGGTGGCCACCATGGCGTTCCAATAGAGCGGTGCAGTGGTCGAGGGCTTTGTCGACAGCGAACCCTTCGGGTGCACGAACCGAGGCCCGCATCAGGCCGTCGCCATCCGCAGCTAGCAAGGCGGTTGGGCGTTGAAATCGTTCCATCAATCGTGCCGCAACGATGCCAATCACGCCGTGATGCCAGTGGCCTTGGGCGAGCAGAAGAAACGGTGGTAAGGGATCACGGTCAGACTCCAATAAGGCCAGGGCCTCGGCCTCAATGGCATCGCAGAGCTCTCGTCGCTGTCGGTTGAGACTGTCGCATTGGCGGCCCAGCTCAATGGCGCTGTTTTGGTCGTCTGCGGTGAGCAAATCCACCACCAACTGGGGATCGCCAATCCGTCCCACCGCGTTGATTCTGGGGGCCAGTTGAAAACCGATGTCATCAGCGCGCAGGGGGCGATCGCCGAGTCCTGCAAGTTGCTGTAGGGCGCGCACTCCTGGGCAGTTGCTTCGATGGAGATGAAGCAATCCTTCTCTGAGAAGGGTTCTGTTGGCGCCTGTCAGCGGTGCCATGTCGGCCACCGTTCCAATGCAAAACAAATCACGAGCACTGGCGATGGCCGCTGGCTGGCGCATGCGTTCTGCGAGTTCGCGCGCTACGACGTAGGCGAGACCAACGCCGGCTAATCCGCGATAGGGAGAGTGTTCCGGGGTGGTAGCCGGATGAATCAAGGCGAGAGCTTTGGGGCGTGTCTTTGGGAGCGTGTGGTGATCGGTTAGCACCACCTCGATGCCCAGATCCTCTGCCCTGCTCAGGGCCTCATGGGCTGCCACTCCGTTATCGACAGTGACAATGAGCCGGACTCCATCGGCGTGGAGCTCATTCACCATCGAGCAGTTCAAGCCGTAGCCATCAGCCATGCGGCTTGGGATCGCGGCTTGGGGTTCCGCGCCCAAGGTGCGCAAGGTGCGAAGCAACAGCGCAGTGCTTGTCATGCCATCGGCGTCGTAGTCGCCACAGATCGCAACGCTCTCTGCCGTTAAACAGGCCTGATGCAAGCGTTGGACGGCCTTGTCCAATTCGGGGAAGTGGCCATCAGGTTTTGGGAGGGGTGAATCACTCAGAAGTGCATGGACCTGATCTGGTTCTGTCAGACCACGGCGGAACAGCAAGGCCTTGAGGGGAAGAGGCAGTGGAACCGCATCCAAAGCCCCGGGGTCAATGCCCCTCGGTAGTTGCCATTGCTGAACGGACACGGCAGACGGCAACGGGCAGGTGCTCAAGCAGCCTGCATTGTGCTTCGTCCTTCAAGCTGTTGCCATGAATTGCATGACCGTCATGCCTGTCTTGAAGACCGTGTTCTGGGATGTGGATGGCACCCTTGCGGACACGGAAATGGATGGGCATCGACCTGCCTTCAATCGAGCTTTTGCAGAACAGGGTTTGGATTGGACCTGGGATCCAGAGACCTACAGAGCCTTGCTGAGCATTCCTGGTGGAAGCCTTCGGATGAAAACGTATGCCCAGCAGCAGGGAGAGGTCTTGACTGACGCGCAGTTTGCTCAGCTGCGCGTTTCAAAACAGCGTCACTATCTCGATGCAGTGCGTTCCGGCGCGGTGTCTCTTCGCCCAGGGGTCGCAAGACTGCTTCGTGAGCTTCAGGCTCGGGCGATTGATCAATGGATCGTGACCAGCAGTGGCGGTCCGTCCGTATCGGCATTGTTGGACACCCTGTTTCCCGGCGGCGACCATCCCTTCGCTGGGGTGATTAGTGCCGATGATGTATCGAGGCATAAACCCAGTCCTGATCCTTATTTAAAAGCGCTGGAACGCAGCAAAACCGAGCCGAATGCGGCTTTGGCACTGGAGGATTCAACCCCGGGTCTTCTTTCGGCCAGAACGGCTGGACTGCGTTGTCTGCTCATGCCTTCTCCCTGGGATCAGGAGCTCCATCGGTATCAAGATCAGGCCGAGGCGGTGCTGGATCATCTAGGGAGTGCCCAGTGTCCATGCACTGTTTCGAGCGGCCCCCCTTGTGTGGATGGCCTTGTCACGCTGGAGTACCTGCAGATGCTTCTCGTCTTACCGGATTGATGACGACCCATCTCACCCGCTATGAACAGTTTCAGAGACGGATTGGTGTTCAACTCACCCAAGCGCTAACGGGATCTTGGCGTCGCCGGAGCCTGGGTGTTCTCTCCCTGCTGCTGGGGTTCCTTTTGGGCAGCAACTTCACCATGTATTGGTTTCAACGCGTCGGTCAACGTCCGTTTGTGGTGCTCACCATGGTGATCGTCATTGAGCTGTTGGTGCGAGCAAGGACCTATGTGAAACGGGAACCCTGGCCGATTGGTTGGCTCGCGATCGACAACATCCGGATTGGAGCTGTCTTTTCAGTTGTGTTTGAGGCCTTCAAGCTTGGTTCTTGACCCGTTGCAAATGGCTCCCAAGGGTTGGCCTTTGCTCCTTGAATCCTTGGGCTGGTCAGATCCCGAACTCTGGTGGAGCCATTGGCAGCAACGCGGTGGTTTCGAGCTTGCGCGTCGCGTCTGGCCCGCGGACGTAAAAGATCAATGGCTGCTGGGAGTGGCCTTGCCATTGCTTTCACAGGCCGAGTCTCTCTTGCAGATGGGTGGCCGTCCTTTGCTCGGATTGAGTGCGCTCCCTGGATGCGGAAAAACCACGCTTTGCGATTGGCTTGTGCACGCCAGCTCGGAGTTGGGATGGTCGATCGCGTTCCTTTCGATCGATGATTTTTATTGGCCTGGTCCAGAGCTTGATCGACGGATGGCAGGAAATCCCTGGGGAGTGCCCAGGGCCATACCGGGGAGTCACGATCTGGAGTTGATGGCCACAGCGCTCGATCAATGGCGAGAGACGGGGGAGTTATTGGCCCCTCGCTTTGATAAATCCCTTCGCGACGGTCGCGGGGATCGCAGTGAATGGGTCCGCTCCACCCCTGATTTAGTGGTTTTGGAGGGATGGTTCGTTGGCGTTCTCGTTTCCGATCAGGCTTCTGAGGCAGAAAACATCCATTCACTCGCGCTGACGACGGAAGAGCTTGTGTATCGCCAACAGCTCTTTCGTCTCGTACCTGACTATGCACCGATTTGGAATCGGATCGATAAGCTCTGGCACCTCAAAGCGCAGAGCGGCACTTCAAGTCGGCTCTGGAAGCGCCAGCAGGTCGAGACCCAAGCCAAAACAACGGGAGTTCACGTGTCTGAATCCGCTGTTCAAGATTTTGTTCGGATGATTGAAACGGCATTTCCAGCAGCTTGGTTGCAGGATCTGCATCAATCTGATGTTGTGATCGATCTCACGAACCAACGCGCTGTTCGTGAGATCACCTTGAAATGAATTCAGTCCTCGCTGTCATCAGCATCAGCAACCGGATACACAAAACCCTGTGCGCGACCACTCAACACTGATTTGCCGATTGACATGGCACGTTGTGCAGCAGTGGCTGCTTTTGCCTTCCAAACAGCATGCCGTTGATTGCGCTTGCTCTTAGAGGTTTTCTTCTTCGGTACAGCCATTGCAGCCGGAACTCTTCCAAACGCCCATAATCTCCTTTCGAGAGTCCGCTCGTCAAATCGCTACTCTTAATACATCGCAGGAACGGTGTGAGTTCAGGTCCGGAAGATCGTGAAATCATTGTCTCCCAGGCATCTGGGAGCGATGCCAAGGAAAAGCCCACCAATCCTTTTGCTCGCTTTAAATCGGATCCACCGCCGAGTTACAGCGAGTTATTGACGCAAATTTCAGCGGGAAAAGTCAAAGATCTGCAATTGGTTCCTGCGCGTCGGGAAGTAATTGTGGAATACGACGATGGTCGCAACGCCACGGTTCCCACCCTGGCGAACGATCAAATGATTTTGCGCACAGCCGAAGCCGCTGGCGTTCCCCTGACGGTGAAGGATGTTCGTCAGGAACAGGCCTTGGCTGGGTTGGCTGGAAATTTGGCCCTGATCGTTCTGATTGTGGTGGGCCTTTCCTTTCTTCTCCGGCGCTCAGCGCAGGCCGCCAATAAGGCCATGGGCTTTGGGCGCAGCCAAGCGCGGATCCGCCCTCAAGATGAAATCACCGTTCGATTTGAGGACGTTGCCGGAATTAGCGAAGCCAAGGAAGAACTCCAAGAGGTTGTGACCTTCTTGAAGCAACCGGAGAGTTTTATTCGTTTGGGTGCGCGCATCCCTCGGGGGGTGTTGCTGGTGGGACCGCCAGGGACGGGAAAAACATTGCTTGCCAAGGCCATCGCTGGGGAGGCAGGGGTGCCGTTTTTCTCCATCGCGGCCTCTGAATTTGTTGAGCTGTTTGTGGGTGTGGGTGCCAGTCGTGTGCGCGATCTGTTTCGCAAAGCCAAGGAAAAATCGCCTTGCATCATTTTTATTGATGAAATTGATGCCGTTGGTCGTCAACGCGGTGCAGGAATTGGTGGAGGAAATGATGAGCGCGAGCAAACCCTCAATCAGCTGTTAACTGAAATGGATGGTTTTGCGGATAATTCAGGCGTCATCCTGCTTGCTGCCACCAACAGGGCTGATGTGCTCGATACGGCATTGATGCGTCCCGGCCGGTTTGATCGTCGTATTTACGTTGATCTGCCCGACCGCAAGGGGCGTGAGGCGATTCTTGCCGTTCATGCCCGCAGTCGGCCGCTTTCAGACGACGTGTCTCTGGCGGATTGGGCCTTAAGAACCCCAGGCTTTTCCGGTGCTGACCTCGCCAATCTCATCAATGAGGCTGCGATCCTGACGGCGCGAAATGAAAGCTCTTTTGTGGGGAGCTCTGAATTAGAAGCAGCGCTCGAACGCATCACGATGGGGTTGTCTGCCTCTCCTTTGCAAGACAGTGCCAAGAAACGGCTGATTGCTTATCACGAAATTGGCCATGCCCTGGTGGCAGCCCATACGCCTCACGCCGATCCCGTCGACAAAGTGACGTTGCTTCCCCGCAGTGGCGGTGTGGGCGGATTCACCCGATTTTTCCCTGATGAGGAGGTGATTGACTCCGGCTTGGTCAGCAAGGCTTATTTGCGGGCCCGTCTTGTGATGGCTCTGGGTGGTCGTGCTGCTGAGATGGTGGTGTTTGGACCAGGTGAGATCACCCAGGGAGCGAGTGGAGACCTGCAAATGGTGTCTCATCTCGCCAGAGAAATGGTGACTCGCTTTGGATTTTCTTCTTTGGGGCCCGTTGCTCTTGAAGGTGGAGATCAGGAGGTGTTCCTTGGCAGAGATCTCATTCATACGCGTCCCTCTTATGCGGAAAGCACAGGGAAAGCGATTGATGCCTGCGTCCGCCAGCTGGCAATCCAGGCTCTCGATGCGGCGATCACCCTGTTGGAACCTCGTCGCGAGGTGATGGATCGTCTTGTTGAGGCGTTGATTGCGGAAGAAACACTATCGAGTTCTCGCTTCTATGAATTAGCTGGCCTGGATCATCCTCAAAACGGAGAGAATCGATTGATAGAAAATAATTCTCATCAACCTGTTCTGGCTCAGAAGC is part of the Synechococcus sp. WH 8016 genome and encodes:
- a CDS encoding RNB domain-containing ribonuclease, which encodes MKFTVADLLDQVPHDGSLEVSKLEKILRLTNRADKHSLSIALKGLDRLGVLSLEEESSVSRGDEIGLIEARLRCSSKGFCFAIRDDGGEDIYIRDHQLNHAWNGDRVLVRIIRDAGRRRSPEGGVQCILQRATTSLLAQVEQQDERLLAVPLDDRVLASIELPEGDSNYRLEGPATSVVEVQLDRYPIAQHPARGHVARSLPLNGGVDADRDLLLTKAHLHTRASAPRTTIKAPADKRRKDLTDQPCLLLNNWVMDGAPHLPAVHVSPHEGGTQLWIHAPAVAERVNPGNSLDQWLCEQSEALCLGNKWIPLLSPNLAKAAAFNVGESQAAVSLRVDFDSEGEARDWEFCLTQIRPVAEVTSGALTALAGRKPRSRAIPAALKSIKDQIGQLETLIFCAKALHAAELKQGQIELDLPTPDLDSLGDLRASEPDGGNRQWMEPLREEDPFSLLAVFLRAAHATWTQHCQDFNLPALVLQANEPESGALNDVAKAAIALELPLSLDEEGTTSASELAQALIASPSRRVLNLQLKQTLPDPQFRLMQAKAKHITHGSEDIAGEDDASATETEDTSLPAQDGSTPLLAPWCCPTLHYADLLNQQVLCQLLNDGKDRPSVRQKETVNLGSKGAASTLTWPLFSGSLQQRLEELLQERHLQRLNSRRRQQAELCRDVIAMAQARSAEPMLDQEQQGVISGVQSYGFFVEIAPSMVEGLVHVSSLNDDWYEYRSRQNRLVGRRNRRVYKLGDPVTVRVTKVDVLRNQIDLDIVMASAEAEDASPLPVAVSEG
- a CDS encoding TMEM165/GDT1 family protein, which produces MDFALLISTFVTVFLAELGDKTQLATVAISGTSDRPLAVFLGSSSALVLASLIGAVAGGSLSAVIPAEWLQLVASTGFLVIGGRLLLPMLQAGLGSTQTEE
- a CDS encoding TMEM165/GDT1 family protein, with the protein product MTEAGSDSKLGFNAVLLSTFTTVFLAELGDKTQLATLLLSAQSGEPWLVFIGAALALICSSLVGVLVGRWLSTILPPERLEQMAGLLMVGLGLWLGSQALKSLIETQSL
- a CDS encoding YkgJ family cysteine cluster protein, with product MSRPSLHWSCLSQCGACCRLAPAERPEALEALSDDQQTIYLEMVGEDGWCKHFDQGGRRCRIYEDRPDFCRVSGLADLFAVPAEEVNGFAIDCCRQQIRSVHGGRSLELRKFERLIRSRQDSDD
- the psb30 gene encoding photosystem II reaction center protein Ycf12/Psb30, translated to MGFDIHLIANFGALALITLAGPAVIFILFYRRGAL
- a CDS encoding chloride channel protein, which translates into the protein MTSERKTTSSRFSGTAAVFNEIRRLGRHFIGLLVVGVLIGLACLPLNLVDRIQEWLFHFLPTTGQTGWSSIGLLIALAPLVVMPILLILQRGPWRGGAGSGIPSTMNALEDPSLMPAAMEAGSTLHRGILWSVATAAMFPLGREGPVVQFGSAVARATQKRWPNWLPALTERQMVAIGGGAGLAGGFNTPLLGVVFMLEELTAEYSIVTIWPALLVCVAAAGFSNLGGEPIFGLGLINVFAPETEQLLLAIPIGISAGLVGGFFNRGLVWTTARLAPMVRQRPLRTGLCLGGALSLLALLSWGTSTADGEALVRQLLSQGMPELGSEHSDVRSGLMSVWITVVRVIGPMLALAPGVPGGLIDPSLTFGAVLGYTVCAVIGFSTQVGVGLGLAAGLAGATQLPLVSLIFSWRLVGDQQLFAGACLTAVIAAYTGRLVSRTPVYHALAKLQRAPRL
- the recJ gene encoding single-stranded-DNA-specific exonuclease RecJ encodes the protein MPSAVSVQQWQLPRGIDPGALDAVPLPLPLKALLFRRGLTEPDQVHALLSDSPLPKPDGHFPELDKAVQRLHQACLTAESVAICGDYDADGMTSTALLLRTLRTLGAEPQAAIPSRMADGYGLNCSMVNELHADGVRLIVTVDNGVAAHEALSRAEDLGIEVVLTDHHTLPKTRPKALALIHPATTPEHSPYRGLAGVGLAYVVARELAERMRQPAAIASARDLFCIGTVADMAPLTGANRTLLREGLLHLHRSNCPGVRALQQLAGLGDRPLRADDIGFQLAPRINAVGRIGDPQLVVDLLTADDQNSAIELGRQCDSLNRQRRELCDAIEAEALALLESDRDPLPPFLLLAQGHWHHGVIGIVAARLMERFQRPTALLAADGDGLMRASVRAPEGFAVDKALDHCTALLERHGGHPAAGGFTVKAEHVHRLHEELNGLAQSWIQTRGEGILVAPEALLSLSAINHDLWSALLSLEPFGIGHPAPLFWSRGCKVISQRLLRGGHLKLTLGQGDCEREAIAWRWQQTQPLPAIVDVAYRISLNRWQGEAKLQLEIQALREHHACLDLHRGLGVYRCTSPDDATVEIENPSGERLSGLINRNGVFETEDSRAGHPYVADLIRDACIGLGLLP
- a CDS encoding HAD-IA family hydrolase; this translates as MTVMPVLKTVFWDVDGTLADTEMDGHRPAFNRAFAEQGLDWTWDPETYRALLSIPGGSLRMKTYAQQQGEVLTDAQFAQLRVSKQRHYLDAVRSGAVSLRPGVARLLRELQARAIDQWIVTSSGGPSVSALLDTLFPGGDHPFAGVISADDVSRHKPSPDPYLKALERSKTEPNAALALEDSTPGLLSARTAGLRCLLMPSPWDQELHRYQDQAEAVLDHLGSAQCPCTVSSGPPCVDGLVTLEYLQMLLVLPD
- a CDS encoding DUF565 domain-containing protein, with translation MTTHLTRYEQFQRRIGVQLTQALTGSWRRRSLGVLSLLLGFLLGSNFTMYWFQRVGQRPFVVLTMVIVIELLVRARTYVKREPWPIGWLAIDNIRIGAVFSVVFEAFKLGS
- a CDS encoding kinase, whose translation is MVLDPLQMAPKGWPLLLESLGWSDPELWWSHWQQRGGFELARRVWPADVKDQWLLGVALPLLSQAESLLQMGGRPLLGLSALPGCGKTTLCDWLVHASSELGWSIAFLSIDDFYWPGPELDRRMAGNPWGVPRAIPGSHDLELMATALDQWRETGELLAPRFDKSLRDGRGDRSEWVRSTPDLVVLEGWFVGVLVSDQASEAENIHSLALTTEELVYRQQLFRLVPDYAPIWNRIDKLWHLKAQSGTSSRLWKRQQVETQAKTTGVHVSESAVQDFVRMIETAFPAAWLQDLHQSDVVIDLTNQRAVREITLK
- the rpmF gene encoding 50S ribosomal protein L32, with translation MAVPKKKTSKSKRNQRHAVWKAKAATAAQRAMSIGKSVLSGRAQGFVYPVADADDSED
- the ftsH gene encoding ATP-dependent zinc metalloprotease FtsH yields the protein MSSGPEDREIIVSQASGSDAKEKPTNPFARFKSDPPPSYSELLTQISAGKVKDLQLVPARREVIVEYDDGRNATVPTLANDQMILRTAEAAGVPLTVKDVRQEQALAGLAGNLALIVLIVVGLSFLLRRSAQAANKAMGFGRSQARIRPQDEITVRFEDVAGISEAKEELQEVVTFLKQPESFIRLGARIPRGVLLVGPPGTGKTLLAKAIAGEAGVPFFSIAASEFVELFVGVGASRVRDLFRKAKEKSPCIIFIDEIDAVGRQRGAGIGGGNDEREQTLNQLLTEMDGFADNSGVILLAATNRADVLDTALMRPGRFDRRIYVDLPDRKGREAILAVHARSRPLSDDVSLADWALRTPGFSGADLANLINEAAILTARNESSFVGSSELEAALERITMGLSASPLQDSAKKRLIAYHEIGHALVAAHTPHADPVDKVTLLPRSGGVGGFTRFFPDEEVIDSGLVSKAYLRARLVMALGGRAAEMVVFGPGEITQGASGDLQMVSHLAREMVTRFGFSSLGPVALEGGDQEVFLGRDLIHTRPSYAESTGKAIDACVRQLAIQALDAAITLLEPRREVMDRLVEALIAEETLSSSRFYELAGLDHPQNGENRLIENNSHQPVLAQKPAAT